Part of the Salmo salar chromosome ssa10, Ssal_v3.1, whole genome shotgun sequence genome is shown below.
aaaaagtaattaaatactgaaaacactacctaaATTtaaatttagttcaactaccaccaagctactgcaaaatgtagctatattactagtttaactacatatagttcactactccccaacactgttgACAATATATGTTGTCAGGGGCTGATAATGGGCGTTTTGTGATGGATGAGCTGACAGGGGAGGTGCGTCTGATGAAAGAAGTAGAGAACAGACTACTGACACCCACACTACGCCTACGGGTCatggtgagcacacacacacacacacacacacacacacacacacacacacacacacacacacacacacacacacacacacacacacacacacacacacacacacacacacacacgactacaGAGACTCTAAATAACTGAaaactctctccccttcctcaggCGTACCAGAGGAATGACCCTAGGAAGTACTCAGTTGCCACAGTGGTGGTCCGTGTTGTGGCTGTCAACCGCTTTCCTCCCCAGTTTGGTCGGGCCGAATACCGGGGTTTTGTCACTGAAGGCAACAGCCCTGCCTCACTGGTCAACACTTACGGAAACACCGTGCTGCTGCTACAGATACAGGACAGGGACTTCTCTGATgtatgcatacaaacacacacacacacacacacacacgctcatacaCACAGCTGGACTATGCATTGTGTAATATTCTGTAACTtcaactctctcttctctcaattGGTAGGGGATTAATCCCAAGATGCACTACTCCCTAAGGTCCTCGTCCAATCACACAGAGTTTTACCACATCACACAGGAGGGGCTTCTGATCGCCAGGACCAATCAGCTACGGCCATCACAGAAACACAGTCTGAAGGTGGGCTTTGATTGGACAGAACAGTATACGAGAGAGCAACGTAATGATGGACAAGCTAcattggtggtgatgatgatgatgatgatgatgatatcctGCAGGTAGTGGCTGTGGATCTGGAGTCAGGTGACATGGCCACGGCTCTCATAAAGGTGGAGGTGCTGTATGAAGGACAAATAGGTAACACAGCCGACGCacgcacgccacacacacacacacacacacacacacacacacacacacacacacacacacacacacacacacacacacacacacacacacaattacaattTGTGTGGTCGTACTTGCTCTACAGTTCATCATCATCAGTGTAAGTGcgcatgcagtaccagtcaaaagtctggacaccttctcattcaagggtttttcttaatttgtactattatctacattgtagaataatagtgaagacattaaaactatgaaataacacatttggaatcatgtagtaaccaaaaagtgtaaaacaaatcaaaatatattttagattttagattcttcaaagtagccaccctttgccttgatgacagctttgcacactcttggcattctctcaaccagttttacCTTtaccttttccaacagtcttgaaggagttcccacatatgctgagtacttgttggctgcttttccttcactctgaggtccaactcatcccaaaccatctcaattgggttgaggtcgggtgattgtggaggccaggtcatctgatgcggcactccatcactctccttcttggtgaaatagcccttacacagccttggGGTGTGTTGGGTCGATgttcttttgaaaaacaaatgatagacccactaagcaaaaaccagatgggatggcgtatcgctacagaattctgtggtagccatgctggttaagtgtgccttgaattctaaataaatcacagacagtgtcaccagcaaagcacccccacaccatcacacctcctcctccatgcttcacggtgggaaccacacatgcagagatcatccgttcaccttctctgtgtctcgcaaagacacggcagttggaaccaaaaatctcaaatttggactcatcagaccaaaggacagatttccactggtctaatgtccattgctcgtgtttcttggcccaaacatgtctcttcttattatcggtgtccttcagtagtggtttctttgcagcaattcaaccatgaaggccggattcacacagtctcctctgaaaagttaatgttgagatgtgtgttacttgaactctgtgaagcatttatttgggcagcaatttctgaggatggtaactctaatgagcttatcctctgcagcagaggtaactctgggtcttcctttcctttggcggtcctcatgagagccagtttcatcatagcgcttgatggtttttgcgactgcacttgaagaaactttcaaagttcttgaaattttccggattgactgacctttatgtctaaagtaatgatggactgtcgtttctctttgcttgtttgagttgttcttgccataatatggacttggtcttttaccaaatagggctatcttcggtataccatccctaccttgtcacaacacaactgattggctcaaatgcattaagaaggaaagaagttccacaaattaacttttaacaagacacacctgttaattgaaatgcattccaggtgactacctcatgaagctggttgaaagaatgccaagagtgtgcaaagctgtcatcaagacaaagggtggatactttgaagaaactcaaatataaaatagattttgatttgtttaacacttttttggttactacatgattccatatgtgttatttcatagtgttgatgtcttcactattattctacaacatagaaaatagtaaaaaaattaagaaaaacacttgaatgagtaggtgtgtccaaacctttgacaggTACTATATGTGTGTGCAGTCCCTCAGGGCCCATTGGGGGACGGGCGTCTCCATGGTAGCTGTGCAGTAGGCAAGGCTATGGGTGTGGTCATCCTGGGGCTGACTCTGTTAGGCTGCGCTCTGTATGCACTGCAGCATGTCCTCAGGACATACAAAGGACTGAAGGAcccagaggacaggggctgtataGCACAGGGAAAACACCCCAATGTGGTGAGATATACTGACACTTCACCCTGACCCCTACCCTTTTAACTTTTAACCTCTAACATTTAGACATTCTGGTCCTGTGCActgacctgtgtgtctctctgcttTATCTTCCCTGCTGGTCTAGAGATTACAATGGTTCCAACTGGTGAGTCTTTACTCTTCTctctacttgtgtgtgtgtgtgtgtgtgtgtgtgtgtgtgtgtgtgtgtgtgtgtgtgtgtgtgtgtgtgtgtgtgtgtgtgtgtgtgtgtgtgtgtgtgtgtgtgtgtgtgtgtgtgtgtgtgtgtgtgtgtgtgtgtgtgtgtgtgtgtgtgtgtgtgtaacctttccAACTGGTGAGTTAATAGATACAGGAGCAAGTGAGCTAACATCACATAGTGTATCagtgagacagtcagtcagccatgtCGATTTGTGTCTTTTCTCCCCAGGTGAGTCACAGTAGCCCCATGCCAGTCCTTGATGAGGTGAAGCTCAAAAAGGAGGGTCTAAGCACCTCCACCTCCAAGCTCCTGGGCGGTCAGAGCATCTACACACCTGCAGACTCGGACCCTTCTCCATTCAACGCTTTACCCATAGCTACACCCTCAACAACCTACATCCAGCCTATACTAGCCAGCTCCACTCATACAGACCCCAATCATGGCCCTGCGTCACACAACTCCACCCATACACCTGCTACAACCATCACACCTGAACTACTCAAGACATCCACTCAACTCCTGGGCAACTCCAGCTCTAGTACCCCCACACACCCATCACCTACACCTACCATGGATCAGACAGACTCACCTTTAGCtacacacccctcccctgttGCAGATGCAATAGGTACACCCACTCAGGTAGAAGAGACACCTACCTCACCTAACCAacagcaggtacacacacctTTACTTCCTCCCACTCCGATCAACTCACCCCCTCACCCCACACCCCCTCCTACCTCACCTACCACACCTCTCCCTTTCTCACCTACTCCAAACCCGATACACAATCCTGAGTGTACAGGATATAATCACACACCTTTACTTACTCCACTCTGTCCAGAGCAGGACAGGGTAGGGACACCCCCACCTAAACCCACCCCAGGGCAAACACATACCCCTGCACCCTGCCCAGAGCAGGTAGGACAACCAGGGTACCCTGAGGAGCGCAGACCCTCCACACACAGCCCTGAGACAGCCTCCATCGGTGATGATGACTGCTTCCTGGGGGATGAAGAGGCCATCAGGAccagtgatgatgatgaggatgaagagCTGGTGAGACTCTATTCTCACATACAGCCCACATTCCTGATAACAGACTACGACAATGACATCACGACTGAGATCCCTGccagtggtggagaggaggaggggactgGGACCAGCGAAAgagtggagagagtgagggattgGATGGAGGGAAACAAGGGAGGGGCCAGGAGAGACAGGGATGATATGGAAGGAAAGGGGGGTAATTTGGAGAGCGAAGGGGAGAGTTTGAAACAGGGGAGTCCATCATCTCAACCCTGTGATACAGAGCAGGAAGTATCAGTGGACCAATCAAAGGAGTGATAAACAGTAACCCAGCAACACTCTATTTCAACACTCTCTAGTCACTGAGACCAAACATTtaagaacactctgaaacacgctcgcacaaacacacacagacacacacacacgtacactgaTGACATTCGAACATCCTAGACTTGCATCAAGCAAGTGTAggtgaaacacaacacaacaggccATGTGTCTGAGATATAGGCCACACTCCTCTTGTAAGGCCTTTGACTTGAGTCTTTTGTGTTACTGTGTTTTCGTTGATGTTCTTATTTTGTTCTAAAATGGTTCAAGGGACTCCTGCACACTGTGTGTAGGCCTACTTCTGTCTCCTCCCCGTTGACCATTCTTATTTAGTTTTTACAAAAAACCCTGTAATAAGATGTTACCCTACTTCAGTACTAGCCATGAACTTCATGCTTCTCACGTAGTTCCAATGTCCACAACACAGGATTTGGAATGATGTTCACGAGAAATTGCTTCAgcaaatatttttgttgtttggaTTGTGTGTTCTTCTACTGTATTTCTGTGTAGCGTGATGTACAATATGATGACCAGAATTGTCATGTTACATCAactgtctcagtctgtctctaCAGTATATATCAGTAAAGCCATCATGTGACTGAAACACTGGTTCATGGGAGTTGTGGTTCTTATACCCTggagactaacacacacacacacacacacacacacacacacacacacacacacacacacacacacacacacacacacacacacacacacacacacacacacacacacacacacacacacacaaatggatttcacacgactgggaatacagatttgcgtctgttggtcacagataccttaaaaaaaggtaagggcaaggatcagaaaaccagtcagtacctggtgtgatcaccatttgcctcatgcaaatgcgacacatctccttcgcatagagttgatcaggctgttgattgtggcctgtgtaatgttgtcccactcctcttcaatgggtctgcaaagttgctggatattgctgggaactggaacatgctgtcgtacatgtcgatccagagcatcccaaacatgtgcATCTCTGTAAAGTCAaaatgccatcgataaaatgcaattgtgtttgttgtcctcagcttatgcctgcccataccataaccccaccgccaccatggggcactctgttcacaatgttgacatcagcaaaccgctcgcccacatgacgccatacacagggcctgcagttgtgaggccggttggatgtactggcaaattttctaaaatgacgttggaggcggattatggtagagaaatgaacattcagttctctggcaacagctctggtggacattcctgcagtcagcatgccaattga
Proteins encoded:
- the LOC106561242 gene encoding cadherin-related family member 5 isoform X3 translates to MQQRSSCLWRWRVLLWSTLLLLSPLRATGHLFTIVEDGVSSEDGSGDPGLDQTVRGENWNPCLEGQDVFSTVKENSMIGELIAELNTELTANDVVWSLTGEDADWFFLERRSIRLNAPLDRVLDREVQGPVLMAALTCYEEDTVQSEYRIMVEILNENDNTPEFVESTIQPRSISELAEVKTVMFTVQATDADGDTIMYSIDQTSPDAAYFRVDLPNSGEVILAKPLDYETKTQLKITIYASEMNTVEKFNTSAILTVNILDGDDQYPQFLPCTPPSNDQSHRVCTNPVYTVNITEGEQDVLLDFSPGPINAVDGDRGLSSPLSYSILSGADNGRFVMDELTGEVRLMKEVENRLLTPTLRLRVMAYQRNDPRKYSVATVVVRVVAVNRFPPQFGRAEYRGFVTEGNSPASLVNTYGNTVLLLQIQDRDFSDGINPKMHYSLRSSSNHTEFYHITQEGLLIARTNQLRPSQKHSLKVVAVDLESGDMATALIKVEVLYEGQIVPQGPLGDGRLHGSCAVGKAMGVVILGLTLLGCALYALQHVLRTYKGLKDPEDRGCIAQGKHPNVVSHSSPMPVLDEVKLKKEGLSTSTSKLLGGQSIYTPADSDPSPFNALPIATPSTTYIQPILASSTHTDPNHGPASHNSTHTPATTITPELLKTSTQLLGNSSSSTPTHPSPTPTMDQTDSPLATHPSPVADAIGTPTQVEETPTSPNQQQVHTPLLPPTPINSPPHPTPPPTSPTTPLPFSPTPNPIHNPECTGYNHTPLLTPLCPEQDRVGTPPPKPTPGQTHTPAPCPEQVGQPGYPEERRPSTHSPETASIGDDDCFLGDEEAIRTSDDDEDEELVRLYSHIQPTFLITDYDNDITTEIPASGGEEEGTGTSERVERVRDWMEGNKGGARRDRDDMEGKGGNLESEGESLKQGSPSSQPCDTEQEVSVDQSKE
- the LOC106561242 gene encoding cadherin-related family member 5 isoform X2 is translated as MQQRSSCLWRWRVLLWSTLLLLSPLRATEDGVSSEDGSGDPGLDQTVRGENWNPCLEGQDVFSTVKENSMIGELIAELNTELTANDVVWSLTGEDADWFFLERRSIRLNAPLDRVLDREVQGPVLMAALTCYEEDTVQSEYRIMVEILNENDNTPEFVESTIQPRSISELAEVKTVMFTVQATDADGDTIMYSIDQTSPDAAYFRVDLPNSGEVILAKPLDYETKTQLKITIYASEMNTVEKFNTSAILTVNILDGDDQYPQFLPCTPPSNDQSHRVCTNPVYTVNITEGEQDVLLDFSPGPINAVDGDRGLSSPLSYSILSGADNGRFVMDELTGEVRLMKEVENRLLTPTLRLRVMAYQRNDPRKYSVATVVVRVVAVNRFPPQFGRAEYRGFVTEGNSPASLVNTYGNTVLLLQIQDRDFSDGINPKMHYSLRSSSNHTEFYHITQEGLLIARTNQLRPSQKHSLKVVAVDLESGDMATALIKVEVLYEGQIVPQGPLGDGRLHGSCAVGKAMGVVILGLTLLGCALYALQHVLRTYKGLKDPEDRGCIAQGKHPNVRLQWFQLVSHSSPMPVLDEVKLKKEGLSTSTSKLLGGQSIYTPADSDPSPFNALPIATPSTTYIQPILASSTHTDPNHGPASHNSTHTPATTITPELLKTSTQLLGNSSSSTPTHPSPTPTMDQTDSPLATHPSPVADAIGTPTQVEETPTSPNQQQVHTPLLPPTPINSPPHPTPPPTSPTTPLPFSPTPNPIHNPECTGYNHTPLLTPLCPEQDRVGTPPPKPTPGQTHTPAPCPEQVGQPGYPEERRPSTHSPETASIGDDDCFLGDEEAIRTSDDDEDEELVRLYSHIQPTFLITDYDNDITTEIPASGGEEEGTGTSERVERVRDWMEGNKGGARRDRDDMEGKGGNLESEGESLKQGSPSSQPCDTEQEVSVDQSKE
- the LOC106561242 gene encoding cadherin-related family member 5 isoform X1; its protein translation is MQQRSSCLWRWRVLLWSTLLLLSPLRATGHLFTIVEDGVSSEDGSGDPGLDQTVRGENWNPCLEGQDVFSTVKENSMIGELIAELNTELTANDVVWSLTGEDADWFFLERRSIRLNAPLDRVLDREVQGPVLMAALTCYEEDTVQSEYRIMVEILNENDNTPEFVESTIQPRSISELAEVKTVMFTVQATDADGDTIMYSIDQTSPDAAYFRVDLPNSGEVILAKPLDYETKTQLKITIYASEMNTVEKFNTSAILTVNILDGDDQYPQFLPCTPPSNDQSHRVCTNPVYTVNITEGEQDVLLDFSPGPINAVDGDRGLSSPLSYSILSGADNGRFVMDELTGEVRLMKEVENRLLTPTLRLRVMAYQRNDPRKYSVATVVVRVVAVNRFPPQFGRAEYRGFVTEGNSPASLVNTYGNTVLLLQIQDRDFSDGINPKMHYSLRSSSNHTEFYHITQEGLLIARTNQLRPSQKHSLKVVAVDLESGDMATALIKVEVLYEGQIVPQGPLGDGRLHGSCAVGKAMGVVILGLTLLGCALYALQHVLRTYKGLKDPEDRGCIAQGKHPNVRLQWFQLVSHSSPMPVLDEVKLKKEGLSTSTSKLLGGQSIYTPADSDPSPFNALPIATPSTTYIQPILASSTHTDPNHGPASHNSTHTPATTITPELLKTSTQLLGNSSSSTPTHPSPTPTMDQTDSPLATHPSPVADAIGTPTQVEETPTSPNQQQVHTPLLPPTPINSPPHPTPPPTSPTTPLPFSPTPNPIHNPECTGYNHTPLLTPLCPEQDRVGTPPPKPTPGQTHTPAPCPEQVGQPGYPEERRPSTHSPETASIGDDDCFLGDEEAIRTSDDDEDEELVRLYSHIQPTFLITDYDNDITTEIPASGGEEEGTGTSERVERVRDWMEGNKGGARRDRDDMEGKGGNLESEGESLKQGSPSSQPCDTEQEVSVDQSKE